A single region of the Pelobates fuscus isolate aPelFus1 chromosome 4, aPelFus1.pri, whole genome shotgun sequence genome encodes:
- the LOC134609258 gene encoding zinc finger MYM-type protein 1-like — protein sequence MEQLVCPENEQLPIHVKMEDNNLHSKDHSQPVNNDLHRHHADGLPVIVDVRGNIKEEPMEEEFSGNTDRSETDGFADNERLTDVKMEDEKPNAENNEICTGPADESERLVTDVKMEDEDLPNPVNNEICTDLADDKEALVTDVKMEDEKPNVEDLPNPVNNEICTDPANGCLEPAIKNMDVKMEEWRPNGEELQPSGLPTAGPALLQVQLQNENLNLARGPILLNNSIQTVPVGQYILIENQIPTSNLLNYPVVLQQVVAGPTDLGHIASPVNNNQGTDVVRTTKKIAPHPGPNQPEESHTCSDCGNKFKSNSEFSKHRLTHNNNSTQSASDKPGASSCQQSPATEKAFTCTTCDKTFTKESSFRLHMDNHKEPSNHMGTPRHSKAPEMNKVDELLQKPSHSLTMQEKLDLKRLGPPKPNIAILQAAKDRGKQYNRNFNPQWYKKKSWLCGSVTKSALFCFPCLLFGGDETWTKTGVTDIKHLPVKAQKHEISSSHVENCLNFSMLGTVGTGTQLNHNPPRSLRKHNEEVDKNRHILSKLIDCIRFCGAFELALRGHDESEYSSHHGVFLGLVDLVASLDSAMEQHLKTATVFKDASKSIQNELLDIMLDVTRQVILQEMKEADFVAIQIDETTDVTPKPQAVLVYRYIHKGRAVERYFGFISLDGSNAETIVASFLEKLNVAFPRHDDKAKLIAQSYDGAGVLHGEDGGMARKVKDVYPNAHYVHCYAHQLDLLIQQAASSVSGVRVFFCNLASIAAYFSRSPKRIAVLDEVVSRRLPGATRPPWNFSIRTVNVVLEHRQDLIECFKTILSRADNFDFMSVSEAKSYAILLEEREFLYFLCLFKEIMPHVNTLYSQLQKTDTSAVFIRNSIKEFTRNLKKIRDSIEDIEGKLPELPVNAKYSGKLIVTLNQIGRDVCSTVLDYAKEHFSFYDHLLGASLLATELFDKYLLRFPCKVLDDTVYAYPMLNKERLRTELEIIYKNKEFRSCCGEVAIYCFLIRNDLNEAFNETFTLLKIFITTPMPTSESDRCFSTVKKIKRFLQSSMAEHRLEALSMLSVERELVNNIPEFNNRIIEKFAALKNRREHFMYKS from the exons TGTGTCCGGAGAATGAACAGCTCCCTATACATGTGAAGATGGAGGACAACAATCTACACAGCAAGGACCACTCTCAGCCGGTGAATAATGACCTACATAGACACCATGCAGATG GCTTACCTGTAATTGTCGACGTGAGGGGCAACATTAAAGAAGAACCAATGGAGGAAGAGTTTTCTGGGAATACGGACCGTTCAGAGACAGATG GTTTTGCAGACAATGAACGTCTTACGGATGTGAAAATGGAGGATGAGAAGCCAAATGCGGAGAATAATGAAATCTGCACAGGTCCAGCCGATG AGAGTGAACGTCTTGTTACGGATGTGAAGATGGAGGATGAGGACCTTCCAAACCCAGTGAACAATGAAATCTGCACAGATCTAGCCGACG ATAAGGAAGCTCTTGTTACGGATGTGAAGATGGAGGATGAAAAGCCAAACGTTGAGGACCTTCCAAACCCAGTGAACAATGAAATCTGCACAGATCCAGCCAACG GATGTTTGGAGCCTGCCATCAAGAATATGGACGTGAAGATGGAGGAATGGAGGCCAAACGGAGAGGAGTTACAGCCGTCAG GACTTCCAACGGCCGGACCGGCACTTTTACAAGTTCAACTCCAGAATGAAAACCTGAACCTCGCACGAGGTCCAATACTCCTCAATAACAGCATACAAACCGTTCCAGTGGGCC AATACATTTTGATTGAGAATCAAATTCCAACATCCAATCTTTTAAATTATCCCGTGGTACTTCAACAAGTAGTGGCTGGACCCACAGACCTTGGCCACATAGCCAGTCCAGTAAATAATAACCAGGGTACAGATGTTGTACGTACCACCAAAAAGATTGCCCCACATCCAGGGCCAAACCAGCCAGAAGAGTCACATACCTGTTCTGATTGTGGGAACAAATTCAAGAGTAATAGCGAATTTAGCAAACACAGACTTACTCACAACAATAACTCTACCCAGAGCGCCAGTGACAAGCCCGGTGCGTCCAGCTGCCAGCAAAGCCCTGCTACAGAGAAGGCATTTACTTGTACTACTTGTGACAAAACATTCACCAAGGAGAGCAGCTTCCGTTTGCATATGGACAACCACAAGGAGCCGAGCAATCATATGGGAACTCCAAGGCATTCAAAGG CGCCAGAGATGAATAAAGTGGATGAGCTGCTGCAGAAGCCCTCTCATTCCCTGACCATGCAAGAGAAGCTAGACCTGAAAAGGTTAGGTCCTCCAAAACCCAACATTGCTATATTGCAGGCAGCAAAAGACAGAGGAAAACAATATAACCGCAACTTTAACCCCCAATGGTATAAGAAAAAGAGCTGGCTTTGTGGTAGTGTCACTAAATCGGCTTTATTTTGTTTCCCTTGCTTGTTATTTGGTGGTGATGAGACTTGGACCAAAACCGGAGTCACCGACATCAAGCATTTGCCAGTGAAGGCTCAGAAGCATGAAATCAGCTCATCGCACGTGGAAAACTGTCTGAACTTTAGTATGCTGGGAACAGTGGGTACTGGGACACAACTGAATCATAACCCTCCCAGGAGCCTCAGAAAACACAATGAAGAGGTGGATAAAAACCGGCACATTCTTTCAAAACTTATAGATTGTATTCGTTTCTGTGGTGCTTTCGAATTGGCATTACGTGGCCACGACGAATCCGAATATTCTTCACATCATGGGGTGTTTCTGGGCTTGGTGGACCTTGTTGCCAGTCTAGATAGTGCGATGGAGCAACATTTGAAAACGGCAACTGTTTTTAAAGACGCCTCAAAATCTATCCAGAATGAGCTTCTGGATATCATGCTGGATGTTACCCGGCAAGTCATCCTACAAGAAATGAAAGAAGCAGATTTTGTGGCAATACAGATAGATGAGACCACGGATGTGACACCAAAGCCTCAGGCTGTTCTAGTGTACAGGTACATACACAAAGGCAGAGCTGTAGAAAGATATTTTGGCTTCATATCTTTGGATGGGTCTAATGCAGAAACCATTGTTGCGTCCTTTTTGGAAAAATTAAACGTGGCTTTCCCACGGCACGATGACAAAGCAAAATTAATAGCTCAAAGTTATGATGGAGCTGGTGTGCTGCACGGCGAAGATGGAGGTATGGCAAGAAAAGTAAAAGATGTTTACCCAAACGCTCATTATGTTCACTGTTATGCCCATCAACTGGATTTACTTATACAGCAAGCAGCATCCAGTGTCTCGGGAGTCCGAGTCTTCTTCTGTAACTTAGCTTCTATCGCAGCTTATTTCTCCCGATCCCCTAAGAGGATAGCGGTGCTTGATGAAGTAGTGAGTAGAAGGCTTCCTGGAGCTACACGTCCACCGTGGAACTTTAGTATCAGAACCGTGAATGTCGTCTTAGAACACAGACAAGATCTTATCGAATGTTTCAAAACCATTCTGTCTCGTGCAGATAATTTTgattttatgtctgttagtgaggccAAATCATATGCAATATTACTAGAAGAAAGGGAATTCCTGTACTTCCTATGTCTGTTTAAAGAGATTATGCCGCACGTTAATACCCTGTACAGCCAGCTACAGAAGACGGACACCAGTGCTGTGTTTATTCGAAATTCAATCAAAGAATTCACGCGCAACTTAAAAAAGATCCGTGATTCTATTGAGGATATAGAGGGAAAATTGCCAGAGCTGCCCGTGAACGCAAAATATTCGGGAAAACTGATTGTAACATTAAATCAGATCGGAAGGGATGTGTGCAGCACTGTCCTAGATTATGCAAAAGAACACTTTTCATTTTATGACCATCTTCTGGGTGCCAGTCTGTTGGCTACGGAGTTATTTGACAAGTATCTGCTTCGTTTTCCTTGCAAAGTGCTGGACGATACGGTTTACGCGTACCCTATGCTGAACAAGGAAAGGCTGCGCACTGAGctagaaataatatataaaaacaaggaATTTAGATCCTGCTGTGGAGAAGTTGCAATTTATTGTTTTTTGATTAGAAATGACCTGAATGAAGCTTTTAACGAGACGTTCACATTGTTAAAGATTTTTATTACCACGCCGATGCCAACCTCGGAATCTGATAGGTGCTTCTCAACAGTAAAGAAGATAAAAAGGTTTCTTCAAAGCTCAATGGCCGAGCATCGACTGGAGGCTCTGTCCATGCTCTCAGTGGAAAGGGAGCTGGTAAACAACATCCCTGAGTTTAATAACCGCATCATAGAGAAATTTGCTGCTCTGAAAAATCGCAGAgaacatttcatgtacaaatcctAA